Within Lolium rigidum isolate FL_2022 chromosome 5, APGP_CSIRO_Lrig_0.1, whole genome shotgun sequence, the genomic segment ACGTGAAGTTCTGATGAAGGCTGTTATGCAAGCGATCCCCACTTATTCCATGAGTCGCTTcagtctttcaaaaaaaaaaaacacttgcaaGAGACGACAACTTCAATGGAAAAGTACGGGTGGGTACGAGATGCAGACAAACAGAGAATGCGTTGGGGAAAATGGGAAGAAATAACACAACCAAAAAGGCAGGTGGCATGGGTTTCAGAGAAATGCATCTGTTTAAGCTAGCCAAATAGTTTATATCTTTCACCAAATAGTTTAGGTTGTATATGTTTTACATGTACTCTGTATGGTGTATGTAAGAGGTGATATTCGGATCAATTAAGAAAAGCCTTATAaatacgtgcattgcacgtgcacgtTTACTAGCGGGGGTATAAAACACAGGGAGCGGACAATTCCAATCGCTGTCTAATAGGCCACGAGACAGGACCCAACGCCGCCGCACGTCCCCAGCGTCGCCGCGTCGCCGACCGTCCTgtgcggccgccaccgccgcccttcaGCAGATCGGCCTTCGCCAGCGACCGTCCCCAGCGCGCCGCCCGTAACCAGCGCGCCCATCGCCGCCCTGCTCCCACGCCGCCGTCCTCGACGAAGCCGTGTTCCCGGACACGCCCGTCTCGTGTACGCCGCCGCCCGTCGCCTGCTCCCAGCTCGAAGGCTTACTCCCCCCACCAAGCCCGCATCCCTGCACACGGATTCGACGCAGAAATTTGAAGGTACTTGAATTGCATATTCTGAACCTACCTAATATCTGCGGATTCCCTTTGAGATCGAAACCTAGGCTACAATAGATGGAACGTGAGCTGGATATATGTGTAATTCGTGGGTTTTGCTgtcttgttgtttattccatgaaGATGTATATTATTCAATCTAATATTGGGGCATGAGTCCATGGAAAGGCATACAATTAATGGTAAATTGAATGATATGGCTTTCCTGACAATTTTGAGTTGCGTTAATTCAGAGATATTTGAAATACTCATACTTCAAATATAGTGCCTGAAGCAATTGATCTGTGTAGAAACATCATACTTTACTCAGCCTTTTAACAATTTCTAAATAAGGAATGAGTTTGGGTATGTAAAAATTTGCTTGTGTGCAAGTTTTGGAAAAAGTACTTATCTACTTGAGTTGTTGTTTGATTTTATGAAGAGAACAACTTTGCCAGTTTCCTTTTGTATTTGTTAGATTTTGATTAAATTTGCATTGCATGGTCTGTCAGCTTATATTTCTGTTTCTTGATGATTTTTTTCCTCGGTTAAACTGAGAGCACGTGGGAGAGACATTGCCATTAGCCGGCTCTATTAGAGAAACAATACCCCGAGCTTAGCACTTGCAAGCTTGTGGTGTAAATTTCCCTTTATTTATTTGGTAAGTCTATTTGGATAACTACAATTGAGATGTTTATCTCTTTCTTGATCAAAACCGGCGCTGGTACATCACCCTCTGACTGCCGCCGACGTCGATCCTGAATGTCTCTTTCCTGGCACATATACGTATGGATCTGCATCTAAAGCTAGCTCCTTATCTAAGAAATATATGCCGTTACCTGAGTGTCACTTTTCTGCACATGCATATGGATCTGAAACTGTCGGAACTTCTTATGAGTTTGTAATTTCTTTTGAAATAATTAGTTATTTATTGTGTTACAGTTTTCATTGCTCAGTGCTATAATGTCCACGAGGTACTTTGATTTGTGATATTAGTATGCCATTCATATATTTTTCACATCAAGTATCTAATCTGGGCAATGCTATTTTGGTTTGGGATACTAATCCCTATATTGTATATCAGATCTGCTTGGTCTATTCGACAGTTATCCATGATGTTCTTAATTAATACAATTGTCTGATGGATTTGCTAATGTGGTCCTTTGCGCTTGCTGCTGCAGCTTATAAGTATTTCATTAATCTGCACGTGCAACATTACTAGTAACAAACAGGGGGACAAAAACCTCCAACCCTAGCCGGCAGGGCACGCTGCGGAACATTCCGCAATCTCGATCGCCGGCGATGTCTGATTTCTCCagatctgctcctcctccttccccaGCTGCGAAAAGCTGCACGTTGTGAGTGTCTCTATCTCCTCACGTGCTTAATTGCTCATGGAACAGTTGTCCAATCGAGTCGATCCCTCATAGACTCGAAGATTCTAACTCAGTTATGTTTCAGTTCTGTCTCCAATCTCCACTGTCAATCCATTGTTGTTTTTCCGTCAATCGTAGTCACCCCCTCTCTAATCACATCAATAATTAGGTCAATTTACCAATTTTAGATTTCAGTTTCTGCTTTCCTTTAACCCAACTCTCTGATTTGTGCCATTTATAAAAAATAATGGGATTTCGTGAGGTTTGTTTATTTAAATAGGTATGCATATATATTTTCTGAGATATTTTATGTCGCAGCACTGCAGAGATCACCATCACGGAGGAGAGCAGCGGCAGTCGGCGGACCTTTCATGTGGATGAATCCGTTTTGAAGAAGTGGCAATGTGAGTCCTGGATCGATCTTTGAGCTCTCTTGTTGCAGCTGGTTCTTCCTTTCATTTATTGTACTTGCTAGGGCACAGTACTGCACGCCTAATTAACTGCTAGATCACTCACGATATGCTCGTTTATCATGCATGTTCTTTTTAATTCTTTTCATTTAGTGGAATGGGATATGAGAAAGGAGCAAGACGATGAGGAACAGCAGTACAGGAATGAGATGAAGGAAAAGATGATGGATGCTGCATTCGAACCGGAAGCATTTGGTGACCCAGTCAGCATTTACCAAAAACCACACCACACTGACCAAGCTTCACTTTTGATATCCAGTGTTGTCTCAATTGCTTTGTTCAATGGTGATTATTCTGCTATATGCATAAGATTATCCATTCTTCTGCATTCCTTACCAGTTAATGATCTAAATCATGATCCTGTGCAGGAGACGTGTTGGTATATGCATGCTCCGGAATAGCTGTACGCCACTGGCATGGTAATATAAAAGATTTCCATACAATATTTGCGACTTCTGCACGTTTGGCCCAGAAATTTAATGACAATAGAACCAGAGATGATAATTTGAGGGTTGGTGCTGCTACTCACTGTTGTCATATTTATTTTGCTTCACGTATCTTGAAGATAATTGGGGTCAATCATTCTGTGATGTTGTACTGAGGGTTTTCTCACTGTAGATCGAAGTTCGTACTTCTGATAATAGAACTCTAGTTGGCTTTTTGGGACTATATGATGAAAAGAATGGTATCGCTATTGTCACGTCTTTGAGCGTTGAATGTGTCTACACTATGGATACCTGTAATCCTGTGGATCTGTCCCGAGGCCAACCCGATGGTGAGCTATTTGCATTTGGCTGTGCTACCAATGGCACTTTGATGAGAGCAAATTGTTCCCATCCTGTTTTCGAGGATAAAGACCTTGTGTCAGTCAACTGTATGATAACAGAGGTACACTCTTGCATTTGTTTTCTTGCTTCTTTGGCATTATTTGTGCCAACCTTTTCCTTTCTAATTCCTGACACTTTACTAGAGTGGATGTGGAGGGCCAGTTATGTATTTTGACTTTGGTGAATCTGTACATATTGATATTGCTGGGCTTATCGTTGAATCTTGTCAAGGCAAGATCACCCTTCTATCAGCGAAGAAACTTCATAATTGGTTGCAGCATGTTCTTCTGATAACCAGGTATATCTTCTTTGCAAGTCTAATATTTATGAGCCACTAGTAAATAGTCCGGGCAGAAAACATATAAAAACATTAATTAAATTGTTGCCCTATTTGTTGAGTGAGCACTTAGAGCTAGTTCCATGCAAGTAGGTTCTCCGACAGAAATGGTTATTTAGAAGAAAGATTGTAGAGGGAAAAAACCTATTCAAGTAACATCTTAGCCGAGGAATAATAAAATTATATTTTATGCGTAGCACTCACCCAAAGAACTTGGCAGCAACCTAAAATAAGTGGCAATAACATTGGGAGACTGTTCCAAACTTGAAATTTAAATGCAATCACCATTTAAGACACAACTAGTGCAGAAACAGGATATACTATGTTCTAGAATAATCACTACTTGTTTGTCTTTCCAAACAAATAACAAAAGAAACACTTCTTACAAAAGATAATGTTCATTGAACTATTTACAGTTATGCTACAGAGGTTGTAGCTCATGCTCAATACTACCACATTAAAATTCATTTATCATACCAGAAATGTAACTAACATAGTATGGTGGCATGGTCTATACAAAGGTCACGAAAATTAAGATGCAGTAGCTTATTATTTGCGTGCCGCTTGTCCAAGAAGCAGcaacttgcttttttttttccatCATATTTTGAATCTTGCTATGCATGTCGATCCAATGCCAAGAAGTATTGGCAACTCTCAGGTTCATTCGTAGTTCAATTTTTTGGTTTGGAAGTTTGTAGATCAACCCATCTGTTGCCCACAAAATGCATTTTAGACTTATAAGTTGAAGAAACAAAAGACAAATCAATACTGCCTGTAGTGATGGATTTAACTTACTGCCTTTGCCACTATCTCAGCTTGTGCTGGAATGTGTACTTTAACCTCAGATTAAGAGAACTAGTTACTTGGGAAATTATCAAGTTAACAATTATCTAACATTTGGCACTCCAGGGCAAGTACAAAACAGATATGTTGAGTTCAACTCAAAATAGATAAGAGGCACCGCTAGCCAACACCAATAACAAAGTATTTAGTCAAAGCTGTACATGAATTGTGGAGTAACATCCAACATGGTCTACGACCAATGTACAACTAAACAGGCATACAACGGGTTGCTGAATACCTCCACAGTATCATTTTATTACATGTCTATAGTCCACTGCAGCAAAGAAATTTATCATCAAACTACCACAATGCATAAATAAATATAATGATGATTACAAGGTAGAATGACAATGTCAGGTGGGACCCAAGTGGTGGCAGACTTTGAATGGTATTACCAGAGTCTATAGGAACTGAGAAAGAAAACAATAGACATATGCAGACCAAAAAGACAGAATAGGAAAAAACTAACAGAAGGGCAGGCCATATAAAGCGCCAATTATTACAGAAGACTGCATACGCATGGTAGATCCAGACAATATATAGAGCAAGAATATGAACCCAATACTTATAAAACTGCACATAGGCAAATAAACTTCCTGAGCAAACATGACTAAACTACCCACGAGCCTATGAACAAAGCCTTTGGAAAAGTACAAAGTGACACATTTTTTttaacatcttcatcttcatcctcacgTCATTTTTGTTAATTTTTATAAGTTGATATCCAAGTATTATTGAATTTTTATATGTTGATATTCGAGTATTATTCATACTTGTCTCCTGTTGTAAATTTTGGtttatgtgcactttttaacCTGTATTCAACATGTTTCTTTGCAGTACAACTTCCCACTTTCGTGGATATTCATTGCCTGAAGGTGTAGAAACAGTCATCCCTTCAGGTGTGAATTATCATGCTTGCCACCATTCTAAATGTTGCCTGCCGGCCATTAATTTTGCGCACCATATTGATTATGTGAATGACACCTTGTTGCATCAGGATTTATGGTAGAATCTAAGATTCTTCAGTCCTTGGGCTATCCCCTGCCACCTCCACTCTTGTTTGAGCGTAAGTGGTGCTTTTATATTGCTCACTTCTCCCTTGTGCACTTGTTCATTGCTAACTTGTGTACGCCTGTCCTAATAAACCAGTCAATGGGAGATTGGCTGGTAGTTTTGAAGAGCATTTTGGTCAACTTCATTATTGGGAAGGGTATCCTTTCGATTTCTCTTATGATTATGGGAGGTATCCTATCTGGGATCAACTTGGTGGAACATTAACTCGGCAAATTTCCGAAAGTGTTGTCTCGGTTGCTTCATTCAAGGGTGATGTTTACAGTTTTATGCAGTAATTGTATTTTATCCTCACTAACTAATGCTCAAAAGTTCTGATGTGCAGATAACAAGAGGTGTTTTGCTTGCACAGGCCTGCTTATAACAGGCGGAGAGTGCCAGTTTGTTCTTACTTCGGCCAGTTTGGTCAGGACTGGTGCTGTTGAAGGCGAGATTGATGAGAAGTTGACGGTTAGTGACCCTATTCAGTTTTCTTGGTCAAGTTAGGTGATGCTAAATTAGTTGAGCGTGACCGCTATGTTTGTTGCAGATTGAGGTGTTCCTCCCGCCAAACCCTCCCGTGGAGGGGATACTGGAACTGTATCATCAAAGTTACAACATTGCCCTTGTCCGTCTAAAACGTGATCCCATTGCTGGTATTTCTCCAGAAGGAATCTTGAATGTCCAGGAATTTAGAGATACAGAGTGGATGGCAGATATGCAGGATGGCAATATGATAAGGCGTCGCCGTGACAAGCATCGGGTAGTAGCTATTGGGCGTGCGACTAAACAGTCTCACGGATTATTGATGGCATCAATTGGTGAATTAAAGGGTAAATACAAGGCTTTTCTCTCTACTGGTATGTCAAAAAAGCCTTATTGTCCAGACCTTCGTTTGTCCACATGTCAAATCAAGAAGGTACAGTGGTAAATTTCTCTGGTCATTCTTTACATGGTACGGACGTGGATAGTTAATCTATTGAGCAGTATGTTCAATCTATTAATACATCTACTGAACTGTTGGCACAAGTTCTTGTAACTGTCTGTGCTCTTTGCTATTAGGTTGGAATTGGAGGCCCCCTTATTAGTTTGCATACAGGCATTTTCTTTGGCATGAACTTTTATGATGAAAGTGGAACAACTCCTTTTCTGCCAAGGAAGGAGATTCTAACAGTTTTGATGGAGGGGTTTGATCTGTTAGAAAGGTATTTTTTTATTCCAATCTTATTGCAGacac encodes:
- the LOC124657992 gene encoding uncharacterized protein LOC124657992; translation: MSDFSRSAPPPSPAAKSCTFTAEITITEESSGSRRTFHVDESVLKKWQLEWDMRKEQDDEEQQYRNEMKEKMMDAAFEPEAFGDPVSIYQKPHHTDQASLLISSVVSIALFNGDVLVYACSGIAVRHWHGNIKDFHTIFATSARLAQKFNDNRTRDDNLRIEVRTSDNRTLVGFLGLYDEKNGIAIVTSLSVECVYTMDTCNPVDLSRGQPDGELFAFGCATNGTLMRANCSHPVFEDKDLVSVNCMITESGCGGPVMYFDFGESVHIDIAGLIVESCQGKITLLSAKKLHNWLQHVLLITSTTSHFRGYSLPEGVETVIPSGFMVESKILQSLGYPLPPPLLFELNGRLAGSFEEHFGQLHYWEGYPFDFSYDYGRYPIWDQLGGTLTRQISESVVSVASFKDNKRCFACTGLLITGGECQFVLTSASLVRTGAVEGEIDEKLTIEVFLPPNPPVEGILELYHQSYNIALVRLKRDPIAGISPEGILNVQEFRDTEWMADMQDGNMIRRRRDKHRVVAIGRATKQSHGLLMASIGELKGKYKAFLSTGMSKKPYCPDLRLSTCQIKKVGIGGPLISLHTGIFFGMNFYDESGTTPFLPRKEILTVLMEGFDLLESSTLVGRPIKMDLSSKTLKRKRNQWPVSKPYWFLG